Proteins encoded within one genomic window of Paenarthrobacter sp. JL.01a:
- a CDS encoding CAP domain-containing protein, which translates to MAASSQILPATEAAPGASATPSSSVPSGLSVPEESPTAAPSPSAAGPAEGGSPSIEPTTESPAQTPAVRESGPVAVDPVFETPPPVPNIGPSWGPDNPSQPTPATTPITTQPTQAQPTRQPGAGTVPSTSTPTAEAAGPAPTEETQTASPTAEPTPTAEPTPTATPTPSQTPSPITSPSATAPESPAAPTAPAPVPNTDAPTPFPGKAPNHDPQLENGAMALLPDNNSAAILTVFNAINSYRASLGLAPVKYHATVASLAQEWSNNIATREVIQHRPNFWTDPRAMNPNNGAGEVIAVRWDRDAAQLVEWWKGSPGHDALLRDPRFNVMGIGITYTDGNWQTTPNRYTLWGVVNFFGYTTLPAGTTNSPGGTVTPPTDPVAVCEPGSKHQPPTVDLGAASISSAADLVSIAGDGSVVAYPSWGNGRFGPGKRIGAGFVGLKDLFVTDWDRDGVFDLLYQRLDGALMVYPGLQTGGFKDPVLLGQGWGTLNISVGTWCANNRLPQIVAMDQGGNLYLYKNTGLSYIRSQAAIGTGNPSVRVTMVDYNANGFEDLLTTEPNGTLRLYRGSGLGTPKQESRPVVGSAWTDYIGLRALNGLTGPDSVGVAGLDRNGMVEYWDLSTGRLTTPVTIGNGWGGLRFAS; encoded by the coding sequence ATGGCCGCATCCAGCCAGATACTGCCGGCGACCGAGGCGGCACCTGGCGCGAGCGCCACCCCATCGTCCAGCGTCCCTTCCGGACTGTCGGTCCCTGAAGAAAGCCCGACGGCGGCTCCGTCACCTTCAGCGGCGGGTCCTGCCGAGGGCGGGTCTCCCAGTATCGAGCCCACAACGGAGTCGCCCGCGCAGACACCCGCGGTGCGCGAAAGCGGTCCGGTGGCAGTGGATCCGGTGTTCGAGACGCCTCCTCCCGTGCCGAACATCGGGCCATCGTGGGGGCCGGACAATCCCTCGCAGCCCACTCCTGCCACAACGCCCATCACTACCCAGCCCACGCAGGCACAACCGACCCGGCAACCGGGCGCCGGCACTGTTCCCTCCACCTCAACGCCGACAGCCGAGGCCGCCGGACCGGCCCCCACGGAAGAGACGCAAACCGCGTCACCAACAGCCGAGCCGACGCCAACAGCCGAGCCGACGCCCACAGCAACACCGACACCCAGCCAAACGCCGTCGCCAATAACTTCCCCAAGCGCCACCGCGCCGGAAAGCCCGGCAGCCCCCACGGCCCCGGCCCCCGTTCCCAATACCGACGCCCCCACACCATTCCCCGGCAAGGCCCCGAACCACGATCCGCAGCTCGAAAACGGGGCAATGGCGCTCCTTCCGGATAACAACAGTGCGGCCATCCTGACGGTGTTCAACGCGATCAACAGCTACCGGGCATCGCTCGGCCTCGCCCCGGTGAAGTACCACGCGACGGTGGCAAGCCTGGCGCAGGAGTGGTCCAACAACATTGCAACGCGCGAAGTGATCCAGCACCGCCCCAATTTCTGGACCGACCCCCGCGCGATGAACCCGAACAATGGGGCGGGCGAAGTCATTGCTGTGCGCTGGGACCGCGACGCCGCGCAGCTTGTGGAGTGGTGGAAGGGCTCACCGGGGCACGATGCTTTGTTGCGCGATCCCCGGTTCAATGTGATGGGCATTGGCATCACGTACACGGATGGCAATTGGCAGACGACCCCCAACCGCTACACGCTCTGGGGCGTGGTCAACTTCTTCGGCTATACGACGCTGCCGGCGGGGACGACCAACAGTCCCGGCGGAACGGTCACACCGCCGACTGATCCCGTGGCTGTCTGTGAACCCGGCTCGAAGCACCAGCCACCAACGGTCGACTTGGGTGCGGCCTCGATCAGCAGCGCCGCCGATCTTGTGTCAATCGCAGGTGACGGTTCCGTGGTCGCGTATCCGTCGTGGGGCAACGGCAGGTTTGGTCCGGGCAAGCGGATCGGGGCCGGATTCGTGGGCCTCAAGGATCTCTTTGTGACGGACTGGGACCGCGATGGGGTCTTCGACCTTCTGTATCAACGCCTTGACGGCGCCTTGATGGTCTATCCAGGCCTGCAGACCGGCGGCTTCAAGGACCCGGTGCTGTTGGGCCAGGGCTGGGGAACGCTGAACATTTCCGTGGGGACCTGGTGCGCCAACAACAGGCTGCCCCAGATCGTCGCCATGGACCAGGGCGGCAACCTGTATCTGTATAAGAACACCGGGTTGAGCTATATCCGCAGTCAGGCAGCGATTGGGACCGGCAACCCCTCTGTCCGGGTGACCATGGTGGACTACAACGCCAATGGTTTCGAGGACCTGCTTACTACGGAGCCGAACGGGACCCTTCGGCTCTACCGCGGCAGCGGCTTGGGCACGCCCAAGCAGGAATCCCGGCCCGTGGTGGGCAGCGCCTGGACCGATTACATCGGATTGAGGGCATTGAACGGGCTCACTGGGCCTGACTCGGTGGGCGTGGCCGGCCTGGACCGCAATGGCATGGTGGAGTACTGGGACCTGAGCACGGGACGACTCACCACCCCCGTGACCATCGGCAATGGCTGGGGTGGCCTGAGGTTTGCCAGTTAG
- a CDS encoding cation:proton antiporter regulatory subunit: MNVDETELPGLGIRKDFVTASGRRIGVVELREGETELFVSTWDDPDTCQASIPLTADEASTLGNLLGGQHIAMRLAEAHREVPGIVTRQFSITADSPFVNQAMGKAQIRTRSGVSIVAIMREGEVVPSPAPDVVLHTGDLLVAVGTQEGLDSAADILRNG, encoded by the coding sequence ATGAACGTGGATGAGACCGAACTTCCGGGCCTTGGCATCCGGAAGGACTTCGTGACGGCCTCGGGCCGCCGTATCGGCGTAGTGGAACTGCGTGAGGGCGAAACGGAGCTTTTCGTCTCAACGTGGGATGACCCCGATACCTGCCAGGCCTCCATTCCGTTGACAGCGGACGAAGCATCGACCCTCGGGAATCTTCTCGGCGGCCAGCACATTGCCATGCGCCTGGCCGAAGCACACCGCGAGGTCCCGGGCATCGTCACGCGCCAGTTCTCCATTACCGCAGATTCCCCGTTCGTGAACCAGGCGATGGGGAAGGCCCAAATCCGAACACGCAGCGGTGTCTCCATCGTGGCGATCATGCGTGAAGGTGAGGTCGTCCCCTCGCCGGCACCCGACGTCGTTCTTCACACTGGCGATCTGCTCGTAGCGGTCGGCACCCAGGAAGGACTTGACTCGGCAGCCGACATCCTCCGCAACGGCTGA
- a CDS encoding LysR substrate-binding domain-containing protein, giving the protein MFEPVQLRSFLAVAETLSFTKAAERLGLAQPTVSQHVRKLEAAAKRVLVARDTREVRLTDNGDAMAGFARSILAAHDSAARYFSGSAMRGRLRFGTADDLAITGLPRILREFRQLYPQINLELTVSQSDQLYKRLNAGQLDLVFVKWVAGAKEGTVVRHDNFAWVGVEQTVLEPGAPVPLIAYPAPSLSRKLAIDALEAEGRTWRITCSTKQISGVLAAVRAGIGVAVMPASLVPEDLKVITQRFGLPPVGDVDFTLIRNPLANAEVIDALTQAIMGRTLSKSN; this is encoded by the coding sequence GTGTTCGAACCTGTCCAGCTCCGCTCCTTCCTCGCCGTTGCGGAAACACTGAGTTTCACCAAGGCCGCAGAGCGACTTGGGCTTGCCCAGCCGACAGTGAGCCAGCACGTCCGGAAGTTGGAAGCAGCCGCCAAGCGGGTCCTCGTTGCCCGCGATACGCGCGAGGTCAGGCTCACCGACAACGGCGACGCCATGGCCGGTTTTGCCCGCAGCATCCTGGCAGCCCACGATTCGGCTGCACGCTACTTTTCGGGATCGGCCATGCGCGGGCGCCTCCGTTTCGGCACTGCCGACGACCTCGCCATCACGGGCCTGCCCCGGATCCTTCGCGAATTCCGGCAGTTGTACCCGCAGATCAACCTCGAACTCACCGTCAGCCAAAGCGACCAACTGTACAAGCGGCTCAACGCCGGGCAACTGGACCTGGTGTTCGTGAAGTGGGTGGCCGGGGCCAAGGAGGGAACAGTGGTCCGGCACGACAACTTCGCGTGGGTGGGTGTGGAACAGACCGTTCTGGAGCCCGGCGCACCCGTCCCGCTCATCGCCTACCCCGCCCCGAGCCTTAGCCGGAAACTCGCCATCGATGCTTTGGAAGCCGAGGGCCGCACCTGGCGGATTACCTGCAGCACCAAGCAAATCAGCGGCGTCCTGGCAGCGGTCCGGGCCGGCATCGGAGTTGCGGTCATGCCCGCTTCACTGGTCCCGGAGGATCTGAAGGTGATCACCCAGCGGTTCGGGCTGCCGCCGGTGGGCGACGTCGACTTCACCCTGATCCGCAATCCGCTGGCCAACGCGGAGGTCATTGATGCCTTGACCCAGGCCATCATGGGTAGGACGCTAAGCAAGTCGAATTAG
- a CDS encoding D-alanyl-D-alanine carboxypeptidase family protein gives MRVQDRAGTPKNARRRLAAHAALLATVLAGTLAAAAPASATPMTAATRHPGAATTAEVPTAVVNALVPSAANPLPGLDPVGDPANLSVLVNKSRPLNPATYAPGDLVNVRGSGQYLRAQAAAWLNGLFQGAADAGTGGLAVVSGYRSYAQQQQVYASYVNLYGQAQADLISARPGYSEHQTGLAVDVGNANGSCGLSTCFGDTAAGMWVAANAYKYGFIIRYPNGYTNITGYSYEPWHLRYVGADLATDMKRRGFSTLEQYFAGNPAVYSSITSGADLVAADASGRLLRYPALASGGYGAPVQIGSNWTGLKQAFVVDWDSDGVYDLLAQWDNGTLGLFKGWPGGAFSTQIVVGTGDWDAMTITVGKWSSNQGYPGVVGYFPDGGLRYYPNTSGRALTYRVDIGTGWAGMGLTMADWDADGANDILATTTSGVLLSYPGNGLGGFRGLPSSIGSGWGTMKALVPGFGLSGPGTRSITAQTVDGYLVDYGLGNGVWGAQRQVGNGWNGMKLFK, from the coding sequence ATGCGGGTTCAGGATCGAGCAGGGACACCGAAGAATGCCCGACGCCGTTTGGCGGCTCACGCTGCCCTCCTCGCCACCGTTCTGGCCGGCACCCTCGCTGCCGCGGCTCCCGCATCAGCCACCCCCATGACGGCGGCGACCCGGCACCCGGGCGCAGCCACCACAGCCGAAGTACCCACCGCCGTCGTGAATGCGCTGGTGCCGTCAGCGGCGAATCCTTTGCCAGGGCTCGACCCCGTGGGCGATCCTGCCAATCTGTCCGTACTCGTGAACAAGTCCAGACCACTGAACCCGGCGACCTACGCACCGGGTGACCTGGTGAACGTTCGTGGTTCGGGCCAATATCTGCGGGCCCAGGCGGCGGCCTGGCTGAACGGGCTGTTCCAAGGCGCCGCCGATGCCGGAACGGGTGGGCTGGCTGTGGTGAGCGGCTACCGTTCCTACGCCCAACAGCAGCAGGTTTATGCGTCCTATGTGAACCTCTATGGCCAAGCCCAGGCGGACCTGATCTCGGCCCGGCCCGGCTACAGCGAGCACCAAACAGGGTTGGCGGTGGACGTCGGCAACGCCAACGGTTCCTGCGGGCTAAGCACCTGCTTTGGCGACACAGCCGCGGGCATGTGGGTGGCGGCGAACGCATACAAATACGGGTTCATCATCCGCTACCCCAACGGCTACACGAACATCACGGGGTACAGCTACGAGCCCTGGCACCTTCGCTACGTCGGCGCCGACCTGGCAACCGATATGAAGCGCCGGGGCTTTTCCACTTTGGAGCAGTACTTCGCCGGCAACCCTGCCGTGTATTCGAGCATCACTTCCGGCGCGGACCTGGTGGCGGCGGACGCATCGGGACGTCTGCTCCGCTACCCGGCGCTGGCCAGCGGAGGCTACGGAGCTCCGGTCCAGATAGGTTCCAACTGGACCGGATTGAAGCAGGCTTTCGTGGTGGATTGGGATTCGGACGGGGTCTACGACCTCCTGGCCCAGTGGGACAACGGGACCCTGGGTCTGTTTAAGGGCTGGCCCGGCGGCGCTTTCTCCACCCAAATCGTTGTGGGCACCGGCGACTGGGACGCCATGACCATCACGGTGGGCAAATGGTCCAGCAACCAGGGTTATCCGGGCGTGGTGGGCTACTTCCCTGACGGCGGTCTGCGCTACTACCCCAACACCTCCGGCAGGGCGCTGACGTACCGGGTCGACATCGGAACCGGTTGGGCCGGCATGGGCCTCACCATGGCCGATTGGGACGCAGACGGCGCCAACGACATCCTCGCCACCACCACCTCCGGAGTCTTGCTCAGCTACCCGGGCAACGGCCTCGGCGGTTTCAGGGGACTGCCCAGCAGCATCGGATCCGGGTGGGGAACCATGAAAGCCCTCGTCCCAGGCTTCGGTTTGTCGGGCCCGGGAACGCGCAGCATCACCGCTCAAACAGTCGACGGGTACCTGGTGGACTACGGATTGGGCAATGGCGTGTGGGGCGCCCAACGCCAGGTAGGCAACGGCTGGAACGGCATGAAACTGTTCAAGTAG
- a CDS encoding sugar phosphate isomerase/epimerase family protein — translation MTDHPPIAELTPGICSVTLRSHGIQDVVRIAADAGLAGIEWGTDVHVSDAASAAQAREATEAAGLAVLSLGSYYRSGAFGDFERALELAAALGAPRIRVWAGELGSSEASPDHWESVVKDGQRIADLASDRRIALAFEYHGNTLTDSPATTLELLDRIDHPNVGTYWQPAVGLSDQQALDSLHEVLPHVVGVHCFSWGPAGERFPLQLRARLWQGVAEVLRNHGEDLDIMLEFVQDNLPENVLSDAAFLHALTLGED, via the coding sequence ATGACCGATCACCCCCCGATTGCTGAGTTGACCCCTGGCATCTGCTCCGTCACCCTCCGCTCCCATGGAATTCAGGATGTCGTCCGGATTGCGGCTGACGCAGGCCTGGCAGGAATTGAGTGGGGCACGGATGTCCACGTCAGCGACGCCGCGTCCGCAGCCCAAGCCAGGGAGGCTACGGAAGCCGCCGGGCTCGCGGTCCTCTCACTGGGTTCCTATTACAGGAGTGGGGCTTTCGGGGATTTCGAACGCGCCCTGGAGCTGGCCGCAGCATTGGGAGCACCCAGGATCCGCGTGTGGGCCGGCGAACTGGGTTCCTCGGAGGCAAGTCCGGACCATTGGGAGTCAGTGGTGAAGGACGGCCAACGGATCGCGGACCTCGCCTCAGACCGCAGAATCGCCCTCGCCTTCGAGTACCACGGCAACACCCTCACCGACTCCCCCGCTACGACGCTCGAACTGCTGGACCGGATCGATCACCCGAACGTCGGCACCTACTGGCAACCCGCCGTCGGGCTTTCAGACCAGCAGGCACTGGACTCGCTGCACGAGGTTCTCCCGCACGTCGTGGGCGTCCACTGCTTCTCCTGGGGACCGGCGGGCGAGCGATTTCCATTGCAACTCAGGGCCCGGCTCTGGCAGGGGGTCGCTGAGGTCCTGCGGAATCATGGGGAAGACCTGGACATCATGTTGGAGTTCGTCCAGGACAACCTGCCGGAGAACGTGCTCAGCGACGCCGCGTTCCTGCACGCGCTCACCCTGGGCGAGGACTAG
- a CDS encoding MFS transporter gives MNAAAVPEASHPTSELASGPVTSKKGQILAWASWDWGSAAFNAVMTTFVFTVYLTSNAFGGEDAASAALGAALAIAGLAIALLAPVTGQRSDAGGRRKLWLGVNTAATALLTGLCFFVFPRPEFLLLGVCLIALGNVFFEFAGVNYNAMLAQISTPRNIGKISGFGWGMGYLGGIVALLLVLQLFVQPSFDWFGASTRDSLNIRLVAVFSALWFFIFALPVMFAVPEVSVKKDTAALGFVDSYRLLIRRIGAIFRTSPHTIYFLLSSAIFRDGLAAVFTFGGVIAAGTFGFELKEVIFFAIFGNVVAAVGAIIGGFLDDRIGPKAVIVLSLIGLLTAGTFILVLGNGDYVFFGNAWPGSSTFWVFGLLLCLFVGPAQSSSRAYLARLAPAGESGELFGLYATTGRAVSFLAPTLFTLCITIASPLVAAGEAQRWGILGIMVVLLAGLLVILPVKPPTKVEIAVVPER, from the coding sequence ATGAACGCGGCCGCAGTTCCCGAAGCCTCACACCCGACCTCCGAGCTTGCCTCCGGTCCAGTCACCTCAAAAAAAGGACAGATCCTTGCGTGGGCATCCTGGGATTGGGGATCGGCAGCCTTCAACGCCGTCATGACGACGTTCGTCTTTACTGTGTACCTCACGTCCAATGCTTTCGGCGGAGAGGACGCCGCCTCGGCCGCCTTGGGCGCCGCCCTTGCCATCGCGGGCCTGGCCATCGCCCTCCTGGCGCCGGTCACGGGCCAACGCTCCGATGCCGGCGGCCGGCGGAAGCTTTGGCTCGGCGTAAACACAGCCGCTACGGCACTGCTCACCGGTCTGTGCTTCTTCGTCTTTCCCCGGCCCGAGTTCCTGCTCCTCGGAGTCTGCCTGATCGCACTCGGCAATGTGTTTTTCGAGTTCGCCGGAGTGAACTACAACGCCATGCTGGCCCAGATCTCCACCCCCCGGAACATCGGCAAAATCAGCGGCTTCGGGTGGGGAATGGGCTACTTGGGCGGGATCGTGGCACTCCTGCTGGTTCTGCAGCTTTTTGTCCAGCCATCCTTCGACTGGTTCGGTGCCTCCACCCGGGATTCGCTCAATATACGGCTGGTCGCCGTCTTCTCGGCCCTGTGGTTCTTTATCTTTGCCCTCCCGGTGATGTTTGCCGTCCCTGAGGTCTCCGTGAAGAAGGACACTGCGGCCCTGGGATTTGTCGACTCCTACAGGCTGCTGATCCGCCGTATCGGGGCCATCTTCAGGACCAGCCCGCACACCATCTACTTCCTGCTGTCCAGCGCCATCTTCCGGGATGGCCTCGCCGCGGTCTTCACCTTTGGTGGCGTGATTGCCGCAGGGACCTTCGGCTTCGAGCTCAAGGAAGTCATCTTCTTCGCCATCTTCGGCAACGTAGTCGCCGCCGTTGGCGCAATCATCGGCGGCTTCCTGGACGACAGGATCGGACCCAAGGCCGTCATTGTCTTGTCTTTGATCGGTCTGCTGACCGCGGGAACCTTCATTCTGGTCCTGGGCAACGGAGACTACGTCTTCTTCGGCAATGCCTGGCCGGGAAGTTCAACCTTCTGGGTCTTCGGGCTTCTTCTGTGCTTGTTCGTCGGACCGGCACAGTCCTCCTCCAGGGCCTACCTCGCCAGGCTCGCACCGGCAGGTGAATCCGGGGAGTTGTTCGGTCTCTACGCCACCACCGGGCGGGCGGTCAGCTTCCTGGCACCCACCCTGTTCACGCTGTGCATCACCATCGCCTCTCCCCTCGTCGCTGCCGGGGAAGCACAGCGCTGGGGCATCCTGGGGATCATGGTGGTGCTCCTGGCGGGCCTGCTGGTGATCCTTCCCGTGAAGCCGCCGACCAAAGTGGAAATAGCCGTAGTACCAGAGCGTTAA
- the dcd gene encoding dCTP deaminase — MLISDRDIRAEIDSQRIVLEPYDPAMVQPSSVDVRIDRFFRLFDNHKYAHIDPAEEQPELTRLVEVEGDEPFILHPGEFVLGSTYETVSLPDDIAARLEGKSSLGRLGLLTHSTAGFIDPGFSGHVTLELSNVATLPIKLWPGMKIGQLCFFRLTSAAEHPYGSGEYGNRYQGQRGPTASRSHLNFHRTSI, encoded by the coding sequence GTGCTGATCTCTGACCGCGACATACGTGCCGAAATCGACTCCCAACGGATTGTTCTTGAGCCGTACGATCCCGCGATGGTGCAGCCGTCTTCCGTGGATGTGCGTATCGACCGGTTCTTCCGGCTCTTCGACAACCACAAATACGCCCACATCGATCCGGCAGAGGAGCAGCCTGAGCTGACCCGCCTGGTGGAAGTGGAAGGCGACGAGCCTTTCATCCTGCACCCCGGGGAGTTCGTGCTCGGCTCCACCTACGAAACCGTGAGCCTGCCCGATGACATCGCCGCGCGGCTGGAAGGCAAGTCCTCCCTGGGCCGCTTGGGGCTGCTGACGCACTCGACCGCCGGCTTCATCGATCCCGGTTTCTCCGGACACGTCACGCTGGAGCTCTCCAATGTGGCTACGTTGCCCATCAAGCTGTGGCCGGGCATGAAGATTGGCCAGCTGTGCTTCTTCCGCCTGACCTCCGCTGCTGAGCACCCCTACGGTTCCGGCGAATACGGCAACCGCTACCAGGGCCAGCGCGGACCCACCGCAAGCCGCAGCCACCTGAACTTCCACCGGACGTCCATCTAG
- a CDS encoding cation:proton antiporter, translating into MDPLALALVELGAVVFCLGLLARLAGRIGMSPIPLYLVGGLAFGAGGFVKLDGMHEFSHLSGEIGVILLLLMLGLEYTASELVTGLRRSWQAGVVDFVLNFLPGAGLAVLLGWGLVGAIVMGGVTYISSSGIAAKVITDLGRIGNRETPVVLSILVFEDLAMAIYLPILTAILAGVGFLGGLQTVGIALAVVTVVLVIALKYGQRVSQAIHSENSEVFLLNVLGLALLVAGIASALQVSAAVGAFMLGIAISGATAHTATRILEPLRDLFAAIFFVAFGLNTDPTSIPPVLGWALLLALLTAATKMLTGIWAAKRAGIAKPGRFRAGAALIARGEFSIVIAGLAVASGTVPHELAALATAYVLIMAILGPLAARFVEPVVKALRRTPKAPPRTPDRAPA; encoded by the coding sequence ATGGATCCGCTCGCATTAGCCCTCGTTGAACTGGGGGCCGTCGTCTTCTGCCTCGGCCTCCTGGCTCGGTTAGCGGGCCGAATCGGCATGTCACCCATTCCCCTCTATCTTGTGGGTGGCTTGGCCTTCGGTGCAGGCGGGTTCGTCAAGCTGGACGGGATGCACGAGTTCTCGCACCTTTCCGGTGAAATCGGCGTCATCCTGCTGCTGCTTATGCTCGGATTGGAATATACGGCGTCGGAACTGGTCACGGGGCTTCGGCGCTCGTGGCAGGCCGGCGTCGTGGACTTTGTCCTGAACTTCCTGCCAGGCGCGGGGCTGGCCGTCCTGCTGGGTTGGGGGCTGGTCGGCGCGATCGTCATGGGTGGCGTTACCTACATCTCGTCATCGGGCATCGCTGCCAAGGTCATCACAGACCTTGGCCGGATCGGCAACCGTGAGACACCGGTGGTGCTGTCCATCCTGGTGTTCGAAGACCTGGCGATGGCCATCTACCTGCCCATCCTCACCGCCATCCTGGCGGGGGTAGGGTTCCTGGGCGGGCTGCAGACGGTGGGAATCGCCTTGGCCGTGGTCACGGTGGTGCTGGTCATTGCCCTCAAATACGGGCAGCGGGTCTCGCAAGCCATCCACAGCGAGAACTCCGAAGTCTTCCTGCTCAACGTGTTGGGCCTTGCACTGCTGGTGGCAGGAATTGCCTCGGCCCTGCAGGTTTCCGCCGCTGTGGGAGCGTTCATGTTGGGCATCGCCATTTCCGGCGCAACCGCCCACACCGCCACCCGGATCCTTGAACCGCTGCGGGATTTGTTCGCGGCTATCTTCTTCGTGGCTTTCGGACTCAACACCGACCCCACCTCGATCCCGCCTGTCCTGGGCTGGGCCCTTCTGCTGGCCCTGCTCACGGCAGCCACCAAGATGCTTACCGGAATCTGGGCCGCCAAGCGGGCGGGCATCGCCAAGCCCGGCCGGTTCCGCGCCGGGGCCGCGTTGATTGCCCGCGGGGAGTTCTCCATCGTCATCGCCGGTTTGGCAGTCGCTTCCGGAACTGTTCCCCACGAGCTCGCGGCGTTGGCCACTGCCTACGTTCTCATCATGGCCATCCTTGGCCCGTTGGCCGCGCGTTTCGTGGAGCCCGTGGTCAAGGCCCTCCGCAGGACTCCCAAGGCCCCGCCACGCACCCCGGACCGCGCTCCGGCGTAA
- a CDS encoding SRPBCC family protein, with protein sequence MAFAANEVVISRDAMTVYGFLMDGMNNSLWRSDVRSIALRSGIRGQKGALYQQTVAGPGGRPIAADFTITEARPGAEVRYAVVAGPARPTGGYYLSTEGATTRLRFALEYHPKGLRKLMNGMIQKALEDEVGQLERLKTAIEASS encoded by the coding sequence GTGGCATTCGCAGCCAATGAAGTGGTGATCAGCCGCGACGCCATGACCGTTTACGGTTTCCTCATGGACGGGATGAACAACTCCCTCTGGCGCTCGGACGTGCGCAGCATCGCGTTGCGGTCCGGCATTCGCGGCCAGAAAGGCGCGTTGTACCAGCAGACGGTTGCCGGACCCGGCGGCCGTCCCATCGCAGCCGATTTCACCATCACCGAGGCCCGCCCCGGAGCGGAAGTCCGTTACGCCGTCGTCGCCGGACCCGCCCGGCCCACAGGGGGCTACTACCTCAGCACCGAGGGCGCCACCACCCGGCTCCGCTTCGCGCTGGAGTACCATCCCAAAGGGCTGCGGAAGCTCATGAACGGAATGATCCAGAAGGCCTTGGAAGACGAGGTCGGGCAGTTGGAACGGCTCAAGACCGCGATCGAAGCCAGCTCCTAA
- a CDS encoding MFS transporter yields the protein MAPPPPSAAHVSQPVIDSLSDGPLPETKQPDTVTQPLAVVSEKLPWRHTFISLKVPNFRIFAIGHFIAVIAIWMQRIAQDWMVLQLSGSVTAVGITVALQFMPSLFLGPWGGMIADRFAKRKILIICQSAAAVLAAVLAVLSLTHTVQVWHVYVIALVLGFVTVLDQPARQVFVNELVGPTYLRNAISVNSTTFQLGGLIGPALAGWLLTAVGAGWAFAGNAVACCSTVTMLMLLRKDQLHLSQPTPRKKGMLREGLNYALSKPTIYWPWLMAGFVAVFAMSLPVLLAAFADHVYDAGAGGYGLLNAMVALGALAGAIASTRRRQLRLRSVVLSAGLYGLMLCLASVMPSMVLFSATMVLSGFWCLMFLTAANQMVQTSSNMSIRGRVMSLYLVVLIGGQAIGGPMMGWLAEHLGPHVAILVAGGVPAIAAAVVAVVLARKSSLHIKVDLRDRRRVLRIVQEPQTA from the coding sequence TTGGCACCCCCACCGCCTTCAGCGGCACACGTCAGCCAGCCCGTCATCGATTCCCTGTCCGATGGTCCCCTGCCGGAGACAAAGCAGCCGGACACCGTCACCCAGCCACTCGCCGTCGTGAGTGAAAAGCTGCCCTGGCGGCACACCTTCATTTCCCTGAAGGTGCCCAACTTCAGGATCTTCGCGATCGGCCACTTCATCGCGGTAATCGCCATTTGGATGCAGCGCATCGCCCAGGACTGGATGGTGCTCCAACTCTCCGGTTCCGTCACCGCCGTCGGAATTACCGTAGCGCTGCAGTTCATGCCGTCCCTGTTCCTTGGCCCCTGGGGAGGCATGATTGCCGACCGCTTCGCCAAACGGAAGATCCTCATCATCTGCCAGTCGGCGGCAGCGGTGCTGGCGGCCGTCCTTGCGGTGCTGTCCCTCACCCACACCGTGCAGGTCTGGCATGTCTACGTCATCGCGTTGGTTCTGGGCTTCGTCACGGTCCTTGACCAGCCCGCCCGGCAGGTGTTCGTCAACGAACTCGTCGGACCCACGTACCTGCGCAACGCCATCAGCGTCAACTCCACCACGTTCCAGCTCGGCGGGCTCATCGGCCCCGCCCTCGCCGGCTGGTTGCTGACCGCCGTCGGTGCGGGCTGGGCTTTCGCCGGAAACGCCGTGGCCTGCTGCTCCACCGTGACCATGCTGATGCTGTTGCGCAAGGACCAGCTCCACCTCAGCCAGCCGACGCCGCGGAAGAAGGGCATGCTGCGTGAAGGCCTCAACTACGCGCTCAGCAAGCCCACCATCTACTGGCCGTGGCTTATGGCCGGATTCGTCGCCGTTTTCGCCATGAGCCTGCCGGTGCTGCTGGCCGCTTTCGCGGACCACGTGTACGACGCCGGCGCCGGAGGCTACGGACTGCTGAACGCCATGGTTGCGCTCGGTGCACTGGCAGGCGCCATCGCCTCCACCCGCCGCAGGCAGCTGCGGCTGCGCTCGGTGGTGCTCTCCGCCGGTCTGTACGGACTGATGCTCTGCCTGGCGTCGGTGATGCCGTCCATGGTGTTGTTCAGCGCGACCATGGTCCTCTCCGGTTTCTGGTGCCTGATGTTCCTCACCGCCGCCAACCAGATGGTCCAAACCAGTTCCAACATGAGCATCCGCGGCCGGGTCATGAGCCTTTACCTGGTGGTGCTCATTGGCGGGCAGGCCATCGGCGGCCCGATGATGGGCTGGCTTGCCGAGCACCTTGGTCCGCACGTTGCCATCCTTGTGGCAGGCGGGGTGCCGGCCATCGCTGCGGCGGTAGTCGCCGTCGTCCTTGCCCGGAAGTCCTCGCTGCATATCAAGGTGGACCTGCGGGACCGGCGCCGGGTCCTTCGGATCGTGCAAGAACCGCAGACGGCCTGA